One region of Epilithonimonas zeae genomic DNA includes:
- a CDS encoding sulfite exporter TauE/SafE family protein: protein MEMTFIISAIGLGFASGFHCIGMCGPIALSMGLTKNQKANFYLQNITYQFGRILTYSFLGAVLGIIGQSFELAGFQKYLTVSVGVLLIIMAISSFGGKDFAAKIPFVSKALLRVKMQLGKILQRPDYKSRFATGILNGFLPCGMVYMALTASLAAGGIWQSSVFMLLFGLGTFPFMFAVVFLGNFITTTFRVKILRVIPVMMIVLGGLFVLRGLELGIPYVSPHSEALHVQHSKQGFHLDHTNCH from the coding sequence ATGGAAATGACCTTCATCATATCAGCGATTGGATTAGGCTTTGCTTCCGGCTTCCATTGTATTGGGATGTGCGGTCCTATCGCTTTATCTATGGGTCTTACCAAAAATCAGAAAGCTAATTTCTACTTACAAAACATCACTTATCAGTTCGGCAGAATTCTGACTTACTCTTTTCTGGGAGCAGTTCTTGGAATCATTGGTCAAAGCTTTGAGTTGGCCGGTTTTCAAAAATACTTAACAGTTTCAGTCGGAGTTTTATTAATTATAATGGCGATTTCTTCTTTTGGAGGAAAAGACTTTGCTGCCAAAATTCCTTTTGTTTCAAAAGCTTTGTTGAGAGTTAAAATGCAATTAGGAAAAATCCTCCAACGACCAGATTACAAATCCCGTTTCGCCACAGGAATCTTGAACGGATTCTTACCTTGCGGTATGGTTTATATGGCATTAACCGCTTCCTTAGCAGCAGGCGGAATTTGGCAAAGTTCAGTTTTTATGCTATTGTTCGGGTTGGGAACATTTCCGTTTATGTTTGCTGTAGTTTTCTTGGGAAACTTCATCACAACTACCTTTAGAGTAAAAATATTAAGAGTCATTCCTGTGATGATGATTGTCTTAGGCGGATTATTTGTTTTGAGAGGTTTGGAGTTAGGAATTCCTTACGTTTCTCCACATTCCGAAGCTTTGCACGTTCAGCATTCTAAACAAGGTTTTCATCTGGACCATACGAATTGCCATTAG
- a CDS encoding tetratricopeptide repeat protein — protein MADLHNKKNEQEGKETVEFFRDLDKEALNIESFLEKNARTLSIGFGILIVAVLGWFGYQQFILGPKNEEATRSYLAAQKNLTDGKEDLALGGKSVANPGFIGTYEEYGSTKAGKLSAYNAGLIEFKKGNYQKAYDLLDKFSSGNKVLVALKYGAMADCLSNLNKADDALAMADKASSASDDAYTSYYFTKKAGMLALALKKNADAKKYFSAIEEKYQDYDNGQSDAFIEMTKYY, from the coding sequence ATGGCAGATCTACATAACAAAAAGAACGAACAAGAAGGAAAAGAAACTGTAGAATTCTTCAGAGACCTAGATAAAGAGGCACTGAACATAGAATCTTTCCTTGAAAAAAATGCAAGAACATTGAGTATCGGTTTCGGTATTTTGATTGTTGCAGTTCTTGGTTGGTTTGGTTACCAGCAGTTCATTTTGGGTCCTAAAAACGAAGAAGCTACAAGAAGCTACCTGGCTGCTCAGAAAAACTTAACCGATGGTAAAGAAGATTTGGCTTTAGGTGGAAAATCTGTTGCAAACCCAGGCTTCATAGGGACTTATGAAGAATATGGAAGTACAAAAGCTGGCAAATTATCTGCTTACAATGCTGGTCTTATAGAATTCAAAAAAGGGAATTATCAGAAAGCTTATGACTTGTTAGACAAATTCAGCTCTGGCAACAAAGTTTTGGTAGCTCTTAAATATGGTGCGATGGCAGACTGTCTATCCAACCTTAACAAAGCTGATGATGCTTTGGCTATGGCAGACAAAGCTTCTTCTGCATCAGATGACGCTTACACATCTTACTATTTCACAAAAAAAGCAGGAATGCTAGCTTTGGCACTTAAGAAAAATGCCGATGCTAAAAAATATTTCTCTGCGATTGAGGAGAAATACCAGGATTATGACAATGGTCAATCTGACGCTTTTATAGAAATGACAAAATATTATTAA
- a CDS encoding adenine phosphoribosyltransferase — protein MASAELIKKLEETIDNIPDFPIPGIQFKDICPIFLQPKLYEEVIADLANFSRGKIDVVCGIESRGYLFGIAIAVALDVPFVLIRKAGKLPPPFIGEKYDLEYGSAEIEMKTGHLKEGQRVLIHDDLLATGGTTEAAAKLVAKQGAIPTQFSFLIDLKDLNGVERLKKFNSEVYSILQY, from the coding sequence ATGGCATCTGCGGAATTAATCAAGAAATTAGAAGAAACAATAGACAACATTCCGGACTTTCCGATTCCGGGAATCCAGTTCAAGGATATCTGTCCTATTTTTCTTCAACCTAAATTATATGAAGAGGTCATCGCAGATTTAGCCAATTTCAGCCGAGGCAAAATTGATGTAGTTTGTGGTATAGAAAGCAGAGGTTATCTTTTCGGGATTGCCATTGCCGTTGCTTTGGATGTTCCATTTGTATTAATTAGAAAAGCCGGCAAATTACCGCCTCCTTTCATCGGAGAAAAATATGATCTGGAATATGGCTCAGCTGAAATCGAAATGAAAACAGGACATTTGAAAGAAGGACAACGCGTTTTGATTCACGATGATCTTTTGGCAACTGGCGGAACAACAGAAGCCGCAGCAAAATTGGTTGCAAAGCAAGGCGCAATTCCTACACAATTCAGTTTTTTAATTGATTTGAAAGATTTGAATGGTGTGGAAAGACTGAAGAAATTTAACTCCGAAGTCTATTCGATACTTCAATATTAA
- a CDS encoding TIGR00730 family Rossman fold protein translates to MTQQDEDKRLQESLRQKTWDETITKDSWMVFRVMSEFVDGYEKMARIGPCVSIFGSARLKEDSYYYKMASDIAQKITEIGFGVITGGGPGIMEAGNRGASGHGKSIGLNIELPFEQHFNPYVDKGYNINFDYFFVRKVMFVKYSQGFVVMPGGFGTLDELSEALTLIQTNKIGKFPIVLVGSEFWSGLLDWFKGTLLKEGLIAEQDLSLFRVVDTAEDAVAHIKAFYDKYSVSVNF, encoded by the coding sequence ATGACACAACAAGACGAAGATAAAAGATTACAGGAGAGTCTGAGACAAAAAACCTGGGACGAGACGATTACAAAAGACAGCTGGATGGTTTTCCGGGTAATGTCTGAATTTGTAGATGGTTACGAAAAGATGGCGAGAATTGGGCCGTGTGTTTCCATTTTTGGTTCTGCAAGATTAAAAGAAGACAGCTATTATTATAAAATGGCTTCTGATATTGCGCAGAAAATCACGGAAATCGGTTTCGGAGTAATTACTGGCGGTGGACCAGGAATAATGGAAGCTGGTAACAGAGGTGCAAGCGGACACGGGAAATCGATAGGTTTGAATATCGAACTGCCTTTCGAACAACACTTTAACCCTTATGTTGACAAAGGTTATAATATCAATTTTGATTATTTTTTCGTTAGAAAAGTAATGTTTGTGAAATATTCTCAGGGTTTTGTAGTAATGCCAGGAGGCTTCGGAACATTGGATGAGTTGTCAGAAGCCTTGACCTTAATTCAAACCAACAAAATCGGAAAGTTCCCAATTGTTTTGGTGGGAAGTGAGTTCTGGAGCGGATTATTGGATTGGTTCAAAGGAACTTTGCTGAAAGAAGGCTTGATTGCCGAGCAAGACCTTTCGCTTTTCCGTGTTGTGGATACGGCCGAAGATGCGGTGGCGCACATCAAAGCTTTCTATGACAAATATTCTGTAAGTGTGAATTTCTAA
- a CDS encoding NDP-sugar synthase, protein MKALLFAAGMGTRLKPFTDNHPKALAQVNGVALLERNIKYLQSYGINDFVINIHHFGGQILAFLAENDNFGANIEISNESEELLETGGGLLFAKQFLENEKTFLIMNVDILTDLNITNFIKLHEIKGGMITLAVSDRDSSRKLMFNDKMYLKGWKNLTTNKKTVVGGIFKLRELAFSGVHCVNSEIFEKMTRTGKFSIMDEYMDLMKEDIIIGYQHTANLIDVGKPESVTEAERLFK, encoded by the coding sequence ATGAAAGCATTACTATTTGCTGCGGGAATGGGGACCCGACTAAAACCTTTCACAGACAACCATCCGAAAGCTTTGGCGCAAGTTAACGGTGTTGCGCTTTTAGAAAGAAATATAAAATATCTCCAGAGTTACGGGATTAATGATTTTGTCATTAATATCCATCATTTTGGAGGACAGATTCTGGCATTTTTAGCTGAGAATGATAACTTCGGCGCTAATATCGAAATCTCCAACGAGTCAGAAGAACTTCTGGAAACGGGCGGTGGACTTTTGTTCGCCAAACAATTTTTGGAAAACGAAAAGACATTCCTGATAATGAATGTTGATATCCTGACTGACCTTAATATCACAAACTTTATCAAGCTTCACGAAATCAAAGGAGGAATGATTACTTTGGCGGTTTCTGACAGAGACAGTTCCAGAAAACTGATGTTCAATGATAAAATGTATCTTAAAGGCTGGAAAAATTTGACTACAAATAAAAAAACTGTAGTTGGCGGTATTTTCAAATTAAGAGAATTGGCTTTCAGTGGTGTTCATTGTGTGAATTCTGAGATATTTGAGAAGATGACCAGAACCGGAAAATTCTCTATTATGGATGAATATATGGATCTGATGAAAGAAGATATCATCATCGGTTACCAACACACCGCAAACCTAATCGATGTTGGAAAACCAGAATCAGTTACTGAAGCAGAAAGACTATTCAAATGA
- a CDS encoding neutral zinc metallopeptidase produces the protein MKWTNDRSDNVDDRRGSGGGGGMLVGGGLGTIIIAAIVFFLGGDPSAILQNGTTSSPQQTEQRQLSKEELSIGQMVSMLTKENEQTWNKVFQENGIQFRPAKVVLFENGTESGCGAARSEMGPFYCPADQTIYMDMSFFNELQQKFGAQIGQFTVAYVLGHEYGHHIQNLLGTLDKVHQLSQRGSETQANQISVANELQADFYAGLWAKQTDSREKFLEPGDIQEAMSAAAAVGDDNIQKRGQGYVNQESFTHGSSAQREEWFMKGYNTGDIRQGDTFSTLLR, from the coding sequence ATGAAATGGACAAACGACAGAAGTGACAATGTAGACGACAGACGCGGCTCCGGAGGTGGTGGCGGAATGTTGGTTGGTGGTGGCTTAGGAACCATCATTATTGCAGCCATCGTATTCTTCCTCGGAGGCGACCCCTCTGCAATTTTACAAAATGGCACAACTTCTTCCCCACAACAAACCGAACAAAGACAACTTTCCAAAGAAGAACTTAGCATTGGTCAAATGGTAAGTATGCTGACTAAAGAAAATGAGCAGACCTGGAACAAGGTTTTCCAAGAAAACGGAATACAGTTCAGACCAGCTAAAGTGGTTCTTTTTGAAAACGGAACAGAATCTGGTTGTGGCGCAGCCCGGTCAGAGATGGGACCTTTCTATTGTCCTGCAGACCAAACCATTTATATGGATATGAGCTTCTTCAATGAACTGCAGCAGAAGTTTGGGGCTCAGATTGGACAATTTACAGTGGCTTATGTTCTGGGGCACGAATATGGCCATCATATCCAAAACTTACTGGGAACACTGGATAAAGTCCATCAATTAAGCCAAAGAGGAAGCGAGACCCAAGCCAATCAAATCTCTGTGGCCAACGAATTACAAGCCGACTTCTATGCTGGATTATGGGCAAAGCAAACCGATAGCAGAGAAAAATTTTTAGAACCAGGCGATATTCAGGAGGCAATGAGTGCAGCCGCGGCTGTTGGTGATGATAATATCCAAAAGAGAGGTCAAGGTTATGTGAACCAAGAAAGCTTTACCCACGGTTCTTCTGCGCAAAGAGAAGAATGGTTTATGAAAGGCTACAATACCGGAGATATCAGACAAGGTGATACTTTCAGCACTCTACTTAGATAG
- a CDS encoding RNase adapter RapZ — protein MQNKLVIDIHSFSYKKKGIPKDDSGNGGGFVFDCRGILNPGRIEEYKSQTGNDIGVQEFLEQKTEMPQFLKSVHSLLSITIENYLDRGFENLQINFGCTGGQHRSVYSAIKTSEFIKEKYPEAEVKIHHDEQLHLNLSSISDN, from the coding sequence ATGCAGAACAAATTGGTTATTGATATTCACAGTTTTTCTTATAAAAAGAAAGGAATTCCTAAAGATGATTCGGGAAACGGCGGTGGTTTCGTTTTCGATTGTAGAGGAATCCTGAATCCAGGAAGAATAGAAGAATATAAATCACAAACAGGTAATGATATTGGTGTGCAGGAGTTTTTGGAGCAAAAAACAGAAATGCCTCAGTTTTTAAAATCAGTTCATAGTCTTCTTTCCATCACTATAGAGAATTATCTGGATAGAGGTTTTGAGAATCTGCAAATTAATTTTGGTTGCACCGGCGGGCAACATCGTTCGGTTTATTCTGCTATTAAAACTTCGGAATTCATCAAGGAGAAATATCCTGAAGCAGAAGTTAAAATCCACCACGACGAGCAATTACACCTCAATCTGTCATCGATAAGTGATAATTAA
- a CDS encoding DUF6702 family protein, with product MKKSIFILSLGILLISFFSFKDFDFFSSMTKVDYIDGSKTLKFTTKLNTNHISQAVKIDPATAGFEAEVKKYVNNNVDVAVNGAAKTLTFTGSQVNGESVWVYYEVANVSDISSLKIKNSILIGQFPKQVNIMNITYKGALKTLNFQKGKESSEVTF from the coding sequence ATGAAAAAATCAATATTTATATTATCTCTGGGAATTTTGTTAATCAGTTTTTTCAGTTTTAAAGATTTTGACTTCTTCTCCTCAATGACCAAAGTGGATTATATTGATGGAAGCAAAACGTTGAAATTTACAACTAAATTGAATACGAACCATATTTCGCAAGCTGTAAAGATTGATCCGGCAACTGCGGGTTTTGAAGCAGAGGTTAAAAAATATGTTAACAACAATGTAGATGTTGCTGTTAATGGCGCTGCAAAAACCTTGACTTTCACAGGAAGCCAGGTGAATGGTGAATCTGTTTGGGTGTATTATGAAGTTGCCAATGTCTCAGATATTTCCAGTTTGAAGATCAAAAACAGCATCCTGATTGGACAGTTTCCAAAGCAAGTTAATATTATGAATATTACTTACAAAGGCGCTCTGAAAACGCTCAATTTCCAGAAAGGAAAAGAAAGTTCAGAAGTTACTTTCTAG
- a CDS encoding NTF2-like N-terminal transpeptidase domain-containing protein, protein MKFIKYCLLATLLFFMVGCKKTSVDGSSRKSFQESINDMASSLPTLKQVKFNEALYILKTFGVEAEGDIAEITALGKLLDGKKTAEIFAMADQVAQKNGIAWSSTAPPSLGEMNIFGNVAASEKDPNDIDAASLSINVRNIAGDSLTGSKGLIIIPQLLDNNGKKVDFEGAALETIMEISSGGNKISTSKNLMQDPAFRGFTVLYAKLPKEKIFEEKIDIKLTVKTTKKLLQMIKMGVPVNGQALYTPPPPVVADSLQVPTSTVDPQTGETIVTPPPAPKPVASDPKATVTKFLNNLSSQNFKAAYESSDNPNWGSYDKFSNPNSGFGSVKNISVKNIAVPYNKDNSANVNVTYDVTDKNGKTTSLNVTYGLKSVNNNWKITTYKINP, encoded by the coding sequence ATGAAATTTATAAAATACTGTCTCTTAGCAACTTTATTATTCTTTATGGTAGGTTGCAAAAAAACAAGTGTTGATGGGAGCAGCCGCAAAAGCTTCCAGGAAAGTATCAATGATATGGCTTCCAGCTTACCAACATTGAAACAAGTAAAATTCAACGAAGCCTTGTATATCTTGAAAACTTTTGGTGTAGAAGCTGAAGGCGACATTGCAGAAATCACGGCACTTGGAAAACTTCTGGATGGTAAAAAAACGGCTGAGATTTTCGCAATGGCAGACCAAGTGGCTCAGAAAAACGGAATCGCATGGAGCAGTACAGCACCGCCAAGTCTTGGCGAGATGAATATTTTTGGTAATGTTGCAGCTTCTGAAAAAGATCCAAATGATATTGACGCAGCGAGTCTTAGCATCAATGTAAGAAATATTGCCGGTGATAGTTTAACCGGTTCAAAAGGTTTGATCATTATCCCACAATTATTAGATAACAACGGAAAAAAAGTTGACTTCGAAGGTGCAGCCTTGGAAACCATTATGGAAATTTCCAGTGGTGGTAATAAGATTTCTACTTCTAAAAACCTGATGCAAGATCCAGCTTTCAGAGGATTCACTGTTCTTTATGCTAAACTTCCGAAAGAGAAAATCTTTGAAGAAAAAATTGATATTAAGTTGACTGTAAAAACAACCAAGAAGTTATTACAGATGATAAAAATGGGCGTTCCTGTGAATGGTCAAGCACTTTACACGCCTCCGCCGCCAGTTGTAGCAGACTCACTTCAAGTTCCTACATCTACAGTTGACCCGCAAACAGGCGAAACCATTGTAACGCCACCACCAGCTCCAAAACCAGTCGCTTCTGATCCAAAAGCAACGGTTACAAAATTTTTGAACAACCTGTCTTCTCAGAACTTCAAAGCAGCTTATGAGTCTTCTGACAATCCAAATTGGGGATCTTACGACAAATTCTCCAATCCAAATTCAGGTTTTGGTTCGGTTAAGAATATCAGTGTAAAAAATATTGCGGTACCTTACAACAAAGATAATTCTGCAAACGTGAACGTAACTTATGACGTGACCGACAAAAACGGAAAAACCACTTCTCTGAATGTGACTTACGGACTAAAGTCTGTTAACAACAATTGGAAAATCACCACTTATAAAATCAATCCTTAA
- the ribH gene encoding 6,7-dimethyl-8-ribityllumazine synthase — translation MATTNLSDYKPLNITNADEYSIGIVVSEWNDFVTYNLRNGAIETLKAEGIKEENIHIYYVPGAFELSFATMKLCRSNKFAAVIAIGNVIRGETPHFEFVCSGVTQGIKDCNILTDTPAIFCVLTDDTKEQSIARSGGNLGNKGVEAAVTALKMIDFNTKFSL, via the coding sequence ATGGCAACAACTAATCTTTCAGATTATAAGCCACTCAATATAACCAATGCCGATGAATATTCTATCGGCATTGTTGTTTCTGAGTGGAACGATTTCGTAACCTACAATCTTCGTAACGGTGCTATCGAAACCTTAAAAGCAGAAGGCATCAAAGAAGAAAACATTCATATTTATTACGTTCCCGGCGCATTCGAATTGAGCTTTGCAACGATGAAACTTTGTCGTTCCAACAAGTTTGCAGCAGTCATTGCCATTGGCAATGTGATTCGTGGTGAGACGCCTCATTTCGAGTTTGTTTGTTCAGGTGTTACGCAAGGCATCAAAGACTGCAACATATTGACAGATACGCCAGCTATTTTCTGTGTTCTGACAGATGATACCAAAGAACAATCTATCGCAAGAAGCGGCGGAAATCTTGGCAACAAAGGTGTAGAAGCTGCAGTCACAGCATTAAAAATGATAGATTTCAATACGAAGTTTTCTCTCTAA